In Rhodospirillales bacterium, a single window of DNA contains:
- a CDS encoding CoA ester lyase, translating to MSARNVRPRRSFIFTPGLRPEMFPKALASGADMVCVELEDGIAPRDKPAARTSAMKLFESPQVEDGIERIVRINSLREQFGIADVQAVLGTDTPPPALMMPKVQTLDEVVLLDDLLTERGHDTRLHVIIETNAGLEAAFDIANCSARIDAMFFGGVDMAAELGCRNEWEPLLYARSRVVHAAASAGLDAIDVPYLDLEDPDGMEHAAIQARDLGFSGKGAVHPKQIAALNEVFTPSADQIARARRIIAEFRAADTGLVVIDGKLIEKPVLREMHRIIAIADRINAEQRRG from the coding sequence TCGCCCCCGCCGGTCGTTCATCTTTACGCCGGGCTTGCGGCCGGAAATGTTCCCGAAGGCCCTGGCCAGCGGGGCCGACATGGTTTGCGTCGAACTCGAGGACGGGATCGCGCCTAGGGACAAACCGGCCGCGCGGACGTCAGCGATGAAGCTCTTCGAGAGCCCGCAGGTGGAGGACGGGATCGAGCGCATCGTGCGTATCAATTCGCTCCGCGAGCAATTCGGCATTGCCGACGTGCAGGCGGTCCTGGGCACTGACACACCCCCGCCCGCCCTGATGATGCCCAAGGTTCAGACACTGGACGAAGTCGTGCTGCTCGACGACCTGTTGACCGAGCGAGGCCATGACACCCGACTGCATGTGATCATCGAGACCAACGCGGGGCTGGAGGCCGCCTTTGACATCGCGAACTGCAGCGCGCGGATTGACGCGATGTTCTTCGGCGGTGTCGACATGGCCGCGGAACTCGGCTGCCGCAATGAATGGGAGCCGCTGCTCTACGCCCGCTCGCGCGTGGTGCATGCCGCCGCCAGCGCCGGGTTGGACGCGATCGACGTCCCGTACCTGGATCTGGAAGATCCGGACGGCATGGAGCATGCGGCCATCCAGGCACGGGACCTGGGGTTCTCCGGCAAGGGAGCGGTGCACCCCAAGCAGATCGCGGCGCTCAACGAGGTCTTCACGCCGTCGGCAGACCAAATCGCTCGGGCCCGTCGCATCATCGCCGAGTTTCGGGCGGCGGACACCGGACTGGTGGTGATCGACGGCAAGCTCATCGAGAAACCGGTTCTCCGCGAGATGCATCGAATTATCGCCATTGCCGACCGAATCAACGCTGAGCAACGGCGGGGTTGA
- a CDS encoding DUF2141 domain-containing protein, whose protein sequence is MPGSLIAVTATAGLVTLAGLVALPAAAADLAVEVQGVRSDTGHLFVAVQTLQAADEFPYAEELFAGTHQQTHEGAMRFAFRDLPPGRYAVSVFHDENGNGEIDLGAAGIPTEGYGFANNPPSQFGPPSFEEAAVTIGDASAKVVILIAY, encoded by the coding sequence ATGCCCGGTTCACTCATCGCAGTCACGGCAACCGCGGGTCTCGTGACCCTGGCAGGTCTCGTCGCTTTGCCTGCCGCCGCCGCCGATCTCGCCGTCGAAGTCCAGGGTGTCCGGTCCGATACCGGCCACCTGTTCGTGGCCGTCCAAACGCTGCAGGCGGCTGACGAGTTTCCGTATGCGGAAGAACTATTCGCAGGCACACACCAGCAGACCCATGAAGGGGCCATGCGGTTCGCATTCCGCGACCTGCCGCCCGGGCGATACGCCGTGAGTGTATTTCACGACGAGAACGGCAATGGAGAGATCGACTTGGGTGCCGCCGGAATTCCCACGGAAGGGTACGGGTTCGCCAACAATCCCCCTTCGCAGTTCGGTCCCCCGAGTTTCGAAGAGGCCGCAGTGACTATCGGCGATGCATCGGCAAAGGTCGTGATCTTGATCGCATATTGA
- a CDS encoding LytTR family DNA-binding domain-containing protein: MKRTTFSRMQHAALFAFREVHARRPFEYQALGLAAAIAVLTYLGPFDTWGRLALPERTVFWSVAMAVNWIFGLAVGFGAVLAFERRGTLTWATVVAGGSAVAAIPGTAVIWLLVANFLDFRTTGLAGLTSLYSQVIGIHLVVTFVVTWPLARPRREEPHKDVSLRPPDAGIPGNAFLKRIPARLGQNLLHLHMQDHYLEVHTDQGSDLLLMRFRDALREVEDLDGAQVHRSHWVARAALERIGRRNGRIVLHLVDGTEVPVSRTFTADLRDRNWF, translated from the coding sequence GTGAAACGAACTACTTTTTCGCGAATGCAACACGCAGCGCTATTCGCGTTTCGCGAAGTGCACGCGCGGCGTCCCTTCGAGTACCAAGCTCTCGGACTCGCCGCTGCAATCGCGGTCCTCACCTACCTCGGACCATTCGATACCTGGGGACGCCTCGCGTTACCGGAGCGGACCGTGTTCTGGTCCGTCGCGATGGCCGTGAACTGGATTTTCGGACTGGCTGTCGGCTTCGGCGCGGTGCTGGCATTCGAGCGACGGGGAACGCTCACGTGGGCAACAGTGGTTGCGGGGGGCAGCGCGGTAGCGGCGATACCGGGAACCGCCGTGATATGGCTGCTGGTGGCGAATTTCTTGGACTTCCGGACTACCGGCCTAGCCGGACTCACGTCCCTGTACTCCCAGGTCATCGGGATCCACCTCGTCGTGACCTTCGTTGTCACGTGGCCACTCGCCCGGCCGCGCCGAGAAGAACCGCACAAGGACGTGTCGCTTCGGCCACCGGATGCTGGAATACCGGGCAACGCCTTCCTGAAGCGCATCCCCGCACGGCTCGGGCAGAACCTGCTGCACCTTCACATGCAGGATCACTACCTGGAGGTCCATACCGACCAGGGCAGCGACCTCCTCCTCATGCGGTTCCGGGACGCGCTGCGCGAAGTCGAGGACCTGGACGGGGCGCAGGTGCATCGCTCTCACTGGGTCGCGCGCGCAGCCCTCGAGCGGATCGGACGCCGAAACGGGCGGATCGTGCTCCACCTTGTGGACGGAACCGAGGTCCCGGTAAGCCGCACCTTCACTGCTGACCTGCGGGACAGGAACTGGTTTTAG
- a CDS encoding ABC transporter substrate-binding protein: protein MSRINIQFTLFSAFYSPLIATMAGGFLREEGLDPEWSVSPPGVSAIAALEDGSAHVVQSALSQGFGPLERGETPTVTHFAQVNEMDGFFLTAREPDPDFSWRQLEGVDAVLFGGGQPLAMFKYACHRAGVDYSRINAIHPGGADAVDAAFRKGQGTYVQQQGPFPQQLEADGVGHVVAQVGPIIGTCGFSSLAALPAWLETDMAAAFLRAYRKTRAYIHSAPAEEIAAAEKPYFPAIDEAVLARCIRTYQALGCWTPHIEITRAAYKATLDIFAYNGLITTRHPYEAICTLPPVE from the coding sequence ATGTCCCGTATCAACATCCAGTTCACGTTGTTCTCAGCCTTCTATTCGCCGCTCATCGCGACGATGGCCGGCGGTTTCCTTCGCGAAGAGGGGCTCGACCCGGAATGGTCGGTCTCTCCGCCCGGGGTGAGCGCGATCGCCGCATTGGAGGACGGCTCCGCCCACGTGGTCCAGTCCGCGCTGAGCCAGGGCTTCGGTCCGCTCGAGCGGGGCGAGACGCCAACCGTCACCCACTTCGCCCAGGTGAACGAGATGGACGGGTTCTTCCTCACCGCACGCGAACCGGACCCCGATTTCTCGTGGCGGCAACTCGAGGGAGTGGACGCGGTCCTGTTCGGGGGTGGCCAGCCGCTCGCGATGTTCAAGTACGCATGCCATCGGGCGGGCGTCGACTATTCCCGCATCAACGCGATCCACCCTGGCGGCGCCGATGCCGTCGACGCCGCTTTCCGGAAGGGCCAGGGCACCTACGTGCAACAGCAGGGCCCCTTCCCCCAACAGCTCGAGGCAGATGGCGTCGGGCACGTGGTAGCCCAGGTCGGGCCCATCATCGGAACGTGCGGCTTTTCCAGCCTCGCGGCCCTTCCCGCGTGGCTCGAAACGGACATGGCAGCGGCGTTTCTCCGTGCCTACCGCAAGACGCGTGCCTACATTCACTCTGCGCCCGCCGAGGAGATTGCAGCGGCGGAGAAACCCTACTTCCCTGCAATCGACGAAGCGGTGCTGGCGCGGTGCATCCGCACCTATCAGGCCCTCGGCTGCTGGACGCCACACATCGAGATCACGCGCGCGGCGTACAAAGCCACGCTCGACATCTTCGCCTACAACGGATTGATCACCACGCGCCACCCCTACGAAGCCATCTGCACGCTTCCGCCTGTGGAATAG